In one window of Candidatus Scalindua sp. DNA:
- a CDS encoding AAA family ATPase — MNCLNLFELLKLFEPFKLFEPLKPFELFKLFKLFKPFEPFKLLKRLIFPPACSFSTLTSVSIGGPRQCGKTTFAREIMKVYPYKEERKGIYFNWDDDEDRRRIIGKLWGDPDELVIFDELHKFRRWKSWIKGIYDTSESRCRFLVTGSFRVDVYRRGGDSLMGRYHYWRLHPLN, encoded by the coding sequence TTGAACTGTTTAAACCTGTTTGAACTGCTTAAACTGTTTGAACCGTTTAAACTGTTTGAACCGCTTAAACCGTTTGAACTGTTTAAACTGTTTAAACTGTTTAAACCGTTTGAACCGTTTAAACTGCTTAAACGGTTAATCTTCCCCCCGGCATGCTCCTTCTCCACTTTGACTTCTGTCTCTATCGGCGGTCCAAGGCAGTGCGGAAAAACAACATTTGCCAGAGAGATTATGAAGGTTTATCCTTACAAAGAAGAGCGAAAAGGCATTTACTTTAACTGGGATGACGATGAAGATAGACGACGGATAATCGGCAAGCTATGGGGTGATCCAGATGAACTTGTTATTTTTGATGAATTACATAAATTTCGACGATGGAAATCATGGATAAAGGGGATCTATGATACGTCAGAATCAAGATGCAGATTCCTTGTGACTGGTAGCTTCAGGGTTGATGTCTATCGGAGAGGTGGCGATTCACTTATGGGAAGATATCACTATTGGCGCCTTCATCCCCTTAATTGA